Proteins encoded by one window of Myripristis murdjan chromosome 1, fMyrMur1.1, whole genome shotgun sequence:
- the cygb2 gene encoding cytoglobin-2, which translates to MEKIRGEMEHEERPERVEPLSDAEREIIRDTWGRVYENCEDVGVSVLIRFFVNFPSAKQYFSQFQDMEDPEEMERSSQLRHHARRVMNAINTVVENLHDPEKVSSVLALVGKAHAVKHKVEPMYFKILSGVMLEVLSEDFPECFTTEVQMVWTKLMGAVYWHVTGAYTEVGWVQVSSSAV; encoded by the exons ATGGAGAAGATCA gaggagagatggagcaCGAGGAGCGGCCGGAACGCGTCGAGCCGCTGTCCGACGCCGAGAGGGAGATCATCCGGGACACATGGGGGCGTGTCTACGAGAACTGTGAGGACGTGGGTGTGTCCGTGCTCATAAG GTTCTTTGTGAATTTCCCATCGGCCAAACAGTACTTCAGCCAGTTTCAGGACATGGAGGACCCAGAGGAGATGGAGCGAAGCAGCCAGCTTCGGCACCATGCCCGCAGGGTGATGAACGCCATTAACACTGTGGTGGAGAACCTCCATGACCCAGAGAAGGTGTCCTCTGTTTTGGCTTTGGTGGGAAAGGCCCATGCTGTCAAACACAAGGTGGAACCCATGTATTTCAAG ATCCTGAGTGGGGTGATGCTGGAGGTGTTGTCTGAagatttcccagaatgcttcaCAACAGAGGTGCAGATGGTGTGGACCAAACTGATGGGGGCGGTGTACTGGCACGTCACAGGGGCCTACACAGAGGTGGGCTGGGTCCAGGTCTCCAGTTCAGCTGTGTGA
- the LOC115364771 gene encoding trichohyalin has protein sequence MERVVVEMPINDGFSLAGPSTTPRKRQVRFSARHDIILLREVIAQNPFASKESGRIWARVGEIITAALQDENFEVDARRCRERTMLLLDYYKKQDYPSLRRFGTERLYAQKEDLLHEVLELEAEKGLLSSGEGTKYQDEELRKRAMEELNLPEQDKPNVTITQTAAVTAEPEEDREELADLSTAPTAKRPCQCCCQTYSEILSFLEKRSEAEQRLREEELALRREELEIQRSKIALERERLGAERKERERRFELESQERQVILDLLKEKVLKG, from the exons ATGGAACGGGTAGTGGTGGAAATGCCGATCAACGATG GTTTCTCCCTGGCTGgtccatccaccaccccacGGAAGCGTCAGGTGCGTTTTTCAGCCCGGCACGACATCATCCTCCTGCGGGAGGTCATCGCCCAGAACCCCTTTGCCTCCAAGGAATCAG GACGCATCTGGGCCCGCGTGGGAGAGATAATCACGGCAGCCCTCCAGGACGAAAACTTTGAGGTGGACGCCAGGAGGTGCAGGGAGAGGAcgatgctgctgctggactaCTACAAGAAACAAGACTACCCCAGCCTGCGCAG GTTTGGAACAGAAAGGCTGTATGCCCAAAAGGAGGACCTGCTCCATGAGGTTTTGGAGCTGGAGGCCGAGAAGGGTCTCCTGAGCAGCGGTGAGGGCACCAAGTACCAG GATGAGGAACTAAGAAAACGAGCCATGGAAGAACTAAATCTACCCGAGCAGGACAAACCCAACGTCACCATCACACAGACAGCGGCTG TGACTGCAGAGCCAGAGGAGGACCGTGAGGAGCTGGCTGATCTCTCGACGGCGCCAACAGCCAAGCGGCCTTGCCAGTGCTGCTGCCAGACCTACTCTGAGATCCTCAGCTTCCTGGAGAAACGCTCAGAGGCGGAGCAACGGCTGCGGGAGGAGGAGCTTGCCCTGCGGAGGGAGGAACTGGAAATTCAGAGGA GTAAGATCGCCCTGGAGAGGGAGCGTCTGGGAGccgagaggaaagagagagagaggagatttgAGCTTGAAAGCCAAGAGAGGCAGGTCATCCTCGACCTGCTCAAAGAAAAGGTGTTGAAAGGCTGA